The DNA sequence AGGCCGTCGAAGAGCTTGGCGAAGTACAAGTCGAAGTCGGCCAGGAAGGCATCCATGCCGACCACGTCGGTCAGCGCCACGCCCAGGTCACCCCGGTATTCCTGCACCCAATGTTCCAGCGCAGCCTTCTGGAAGTCGCGCAGGCGCACCCCGAAGGCCTGGTAGGACTGCAGGTATTCGTGGGCCATGGTGCCGATGGGAACCAGATCGTACTGCATGGCCAGCCAGACATTGGAACTGCCCTTGAAATAATGCGGCACCTCGCGCGCCAGGGTCGCGACCACTTCTTCCTGCCAGGCGCCGGAGTAGCGTCGACGCACGCCGAAGTCGAAGAACTCGAAGGGGTGCCGGCCCGCAGGCTGGCTGGCCAGTTCGTGCAGCAAGGCGAGCTTGTCCTGCAGGCGCCGCCGGGCCTCCACCAGCGTGGCCGGTGTGCCCAGGCGCCGGAAGTAGAGTTCGTTGACGATATAGAGCACGAAGATCTCGAAGCCCATCACATGCACCTGCGGCCCACGGGCGACGATGCACAGTTGCTCGCCACGGGTCTGGACCTGGATGAACTTGCGCTGGAAACGGAACAGCGCCAGGAAGTCGATGAAGTCACTCTTCATGTAGCGCAGCCCGGCCAGGTAGGCCAGTTCCTCGGGCTGGAAGCGCAGGCGGCAGAGATGATCCAGTTCGCGCTCCACCTCCTGCTGCAGTTCGGCCAGCGGGAACTGTGGTTCATTGCGACAGACAAAGGTGTACTCAGCCTGGGCGCCGGGGTGGCTATGCAGCAGCGCCTGCCACATGGTGAACTTGTAGAGATCGGTTTCGAGCAGACTGCGGACGACGGGCGCCATGATGGGCACTCCTTGTTGTGGGTCGGTTCAGGATCGAATCGGAATCTGGAGGATGTCAGAAATTGGCTTGCAGCTCCTGCAACACCTGCTCCGAACTGGCCAGCCTCAAACCGGCCTCGGACATGGCGGCCAGGAAGTCGCGGTATTGCGCTTCGAACCCGGCCACCGGGCTCATGCAGTCGGTCACCAGCACCAGCCGGGCGCGCCCGGCGGCATCCAGGTTGGCGGCGATATGCTCGGTGGTGGCCCGCACGCAGTGGCTGCCGGCTTCGCC is a window from the Herbaspirillum rubrisubalbicans genome containing:
- the pncB gene encoding nicotinate phosphoribosyltransferase: MAPVVRSLLETDLYKFTMWQALLHSHPGAQAEYTFVCRNEPQFPLAELQQEVERELDHLCRLRFQPEELAYLAGLRYMKSDFIDFLALFRFQRKFIQVQTRGEQLCIVARGPQVHVMGFEIFVLYIVNELYFRRLGTPATLVEARRRLQDKLALLHELASQPAGRHPFEFFDFGVRRRYSGAWQEEVVATLAREVPHYFKGSSNVWLAMQYDLVPIGTMAHEYLQSYQAFGVRLRDFQKAALEHWVQEYRGDLGVALTDVVGMDAFLADFDLYFAKLFDGLRHDSGDPFEWGEKALAHYRKLRLDAHTKRLVFSDGLDLPQAIALYRHFSDRAMTGFGIGTNLSNDTGIPPLNIVMKLSSCNGQAVAKLSDSPGKTLCKDETFLAYLRQLFGIAAPAPGAI